A single Elaeis guineensis isolate ETL-2024a chromosome 15, EG11, whole genome shotgun sequence DNA region contains:
- the LOC105058178 gene encoding putative lipase ROG1, producing the protein MAPAAEAQRGGGGGEAVEGVKLRRRKGRRYSTYLRRSSCFKPAGDPPAVVDSGDRKADNGGGGEGERRIPTHLVVTVNGIIGSAANWKFAAKQFVKKYPEDVFVHCSECNYSTLTFHGVDVMGERLAEEVISVVENRPELEKISFVGHSLGGLIARYAIGILYEKDVSRKPPEENEDSKTCTSGTQHVEEKLKGKIAGLEPMNFITFATPHLGSRLHKQIPVLCGSYALEKMAYRISWIIGRTGKHLFLKDKDEGKPPLLLQMVNDCGDLKFMSALQSFKRRVAYSNACYDFIVGWKTSSIRRQDELPKRESFTKNGKYPHVVYVEKPKTTIVQQEDFSETIVSEPKTASEMEEAMIKGLTRVPWERVDISFRKSKQRIFAHSTIQVKTHFINSDGADVIFHMIDNFLL; encoded by the exons ATGGCTCCGGCAGCGGAGGCgcaaagaggaggaggaggaggagaggccgTGGAGGGGGTAAAGCTGAGGAGGAGGAAGGGACGGAGGTACTCGACTTACCTCCGGCGGTCGAGTTGCTTCAAGCCGGCCGGCGATCCGCCGGCGGTGGTTGACAGCGGAGATCGGAAGGCGGACAATGGAGGCGGCGGGGAAGGGGAGCGTCGGATCCCAACGCATCTGGTGGTGACGGTGAATGGCATCATCGGAAG TGCTGCAAATTGGAAATTTGCTGCAAAACAGTTTGTGAAGAAATATCCTGAAGATGTTTTTGTTCATT GCAGTGAATGTAATTACTCAACCCTCACGTTTCATGGTGTTGATGTAATGGGAGAGAGACTAGCAGAAGAG GTCATATCAGTTGTCGAGAACCGACCTGAGCTTGAAAAGATATCCTTTGTTGGGCATTCACTAGGTGGCTTGATTGCAAGATACGCCATCGGCATATTATATGAAAAAGATGTGTCGAGAAAACCTCCAGAGGAAAATGAGGACTCTAAAACTTGTACATCTGGAACCCAACATGTGGAAGAAAAATTAAAAGGAAAAATTGCTGGACTGGAGCCAATGAATTTTATAACTTTTGCAACACCTCACCTTGGCTCAAGGTTGCACAAACAG ATCCCAGTTCTCTGTGGCTCCTATGCACTAGAAAAGATGGCATATCGTATTTCATGGATTATTGGAAGAACAGGAAAGCATCTGTTCCTAAAAGACAAAGATGAGGGAAAGCCTCCTCTTCTCCTTCAGATGGTCAATGACTGTGGAGATCTCAAATTCAT GTccgctttgcaatctttcaagcGTCGTGTTGCTTACTCAAACGCTTGCTATGATT TTATTGTTGGCTGGAAGACATCTTCAATACGTCGTCAAGATGAGCTTCCCAAG CGTGAAAGTTTTACAAAAAATGGGAAATATCCACATGTTGTCTATGTGGAGAAACCAAAAACTACTATTGTGCAGCAGGAAGATTTTTCAGAGACAATAGTTTCTGAACCAAAAACTGCAAGTGAGATGGAAG AGGCAATGATCAAGGGTCTAACCAGAGTTCCCTGGGAAAGAGTAGACATCAGCTTCCGAAAAAGTAAACAAAGAATTTTTGCTCACAGCACTATTCAG